The following proteins are co-located in the Candidatus Nanosynbacter sp. HMT-352 genome:
- the tsf gene encoding translation elongation factor Ts, producing the protein MGVSVDDIKKLRELTGVGLTDAKKALVEAEGDFDKALEAMRKKGLTKAEKKGDREAREGLIESYVHSGRIGVIVEVNCETDFVARLDDFKTLAHEVAMQIAAMSPKYVSEADIPAEEMERVKAELMASESLASKPEEMREKIVEGQLKKHFAEQVLMSQAYILDDSKTVEQHIKEAIAKLGENIVIRQFKRIELGVSE; encoded by the coding sequence ATGGGCGTTTCTGTTGACGATATCAAAAAATTGCGTGAATTGACTGGCGTAGGCTTGACTGACGCTAAAAAAGCTTTGGTTGAAGCTGAGGGCGATTTCGATAAAGCCTTGGAAGCTATGCGCAAAAAAGGCTTGACAAAAGCTGAAAAGAAGGGTGATCGTGAAGCCCGTGAAGGTTTGATCGAGAGCTACGTTCACTCTGGCCGAATTGGCGTTATCGTTGAGGTAAACTGCGAAACCGACTTCGTGGCTCGACTTGACGACTTTAAGACGTTGGCGCACGAAGTTGCTATGCAAATTGCAGCGATGAGCCCAAAGTATGTTTCTGAAGCTGACATTCCAGCAGAGGAAATGGAGCGCGTTAAAGCTGAGCTTATGGCGAGCGAATCTTTGGCAAGCAAGCCTGAAGAAATGCGCGAAAAGATCGTTGAAGGTCAATTGAAGAAGCATTTTGCTGAGCAGGTTCTTATGAGCCAGGCGTACATTTTGGACGACTCTAAGACTGTTGAGCAACACATTAAGGAAGCGATTGCGAAATTAGGTGAGAACATCGTTATTCGTCAATTCAAGCGAATCGAGCTGGGCGTAAGCGAATAG
- the recF gene encoding DNA replication/repair protein RecF (All proteins in this family for which functions are known are DNA-binding proteins that assist the filamentation of RecA onto DNA for the initiation of recombination or recombinational repair.) — MISKIKLYNFRSYHLHEATFSNSGTVIVGPNGTGKTNLLEAVYVALRGSSFRGSLSDCMTLNAPQTIVHLEGDFGERRIKLDSISGKINKEFIINDNKSKVLTRKNRLPVVLFEPSELRLISSSPSRRRDFLDGLIARLDPKYDTDLRAFNRTLLQRNELLKSHQEDSSIWRDNLFAWDIKFVQYATNIAQKRAKFLQISEPRIKNLYESLAGKDTQLSIEYGAIVPLENYDQALLNRLGKSREYEIATGFTSAGPHREDFTIFLHDQPAIKVASRGEMRTIMLAFKLLELELQTEVSQSRPLILLDDVFSELDATREKLLQETIQNHQFIVTTTDARHQKDGCSIISTQ, encoded by the coding sequence GTGATTTCTAAGATTAAGCTATACAATTTCCGGTCTTATCATCTACACGAAGCGACTTTTAGCAATTCTGGTACGGTAATCGTTGGGCCAAATGGCACCGGCAAGACGAATCTGCTCGAGGCGGTTTATGTAGCGCTACGTGGCAGTAGTTTTCGGGGCAGCCTTAGCGATTGTATGACACTGAATGCCCCACAAACAATTGTTCATCTGGAGGGCGATTTCGGCGAGCGACGCATTAAGCTTGATTCAATTTCCGGAAAAATCAACAAAGAATTCATCATCAATGACAATAAATCAAAGGTCTTAACCAGAAAAAACCGCTTGCCCGTCGTTTTGTTTGAACCAAGCGAACTAAGATTAATTTCCTCTTCACCGTCCCGACGGCGCGACTTTCTGGATGGCTTAATTGCCCGACTTGACCCCAAATACGACACGGATTTAAGAGCTTTCAATCGCACTCTTTTACAGCGCAACGAGCTCTTAAAATCCCACCAAGAAGACTCATCAATTTGGCGCGACAACCTGTTTGCCTGGGACATAAAATTTGTCCAATACGCGACCAACATTGCCCAAAAACGAGCCAAATTTCTCCAGATAAGCGAGCCCCGCATAAAAAATTTATACGAATCTTTGGCAGGAAAAGACACGCAACTGTCCATTGAATATGGCGCTATTGTACCTCTGGAAAATTACGACCAAGCCCTACTTAATCGCTTAGGAAAATCCCGCGAATATGAAATAGCAACCGGTTTTACTTCAGCTGGCCCACACCGTGAAGATTTCACAATTTTCCTCCATGATCAGCCCGCTATTAAAGTTGCTTCACGCGGCGAAATGCGAACTATTATGCTGGCGTTCAAATTATTAGAACTAGAACTTCAAACAGAAGTCAGTCAATCTCGACCGCTAATTCTACTGGACGACGTTTTTTCTGAATTAGACGCCACTCGCGAAAAACTCCTCCAAGAAACCATCCAAAATCACCAATTCATCGTCACCACGACAGATGCGCGCCACCAAAAAGACGGCTGCTCAATAATTTCCACACAATAA
- the frr gene encoding ribosome recycling factor: MFDTNPYEEKMNAAFSFFQDELKKVRTGRAHAGMLDGVMVEAYGSKMPLNQVANVTAPEAQMLLVTPFDPSNITAISSAIRDNQSLGFNPSDDGRVVRVPVPALTEERRHQLVKQVSEKVEEARIAMRNIRQDALKDAKRMKDNKELSEDDLKRVEKEIDGLMSKMQAQIDEAFKAKEKDVLTV, translated from the coding sequence ATGTTCGACACAAACCCTTATGAAGAAAAAATGAACGCAGCGTTTAGCTTTTTTCAAGATGAATTGAAGAAGGTGCGAACGGGCAGGGCGCACGCTGGAATGCTTGACGGCGTTATGGTTGAGGCTTACGGCTCGAAAATGCCGCTTAATCAGGTTGCAAACGTAACCGCTCCAGAGGCACAAATGCTGTTAGTTACGCCATTTGACCCGAGTAATATTACAGCAATTTCTTCTGCAATTCGCGATAATCAAAGTCTAGGTTTTAATCCGTCTGACGATGGGCGAGTGGTTCGCGTTCCAGTCCCAGCTTTGACTGAAGAGCGTCGCCATCAACTGGTGAAACAGGTTAGCGAGAAGGTTGAAGAGGCTCGAATTGCGATGCGTAATATTCGCCAGGATGCTCTTAAGGATGCTAAGCGAATGAAGGACAACAAAGAGCTGAGCGAAGACGATTTGAAGCGTGTAGAGAAAGAAATTGACGGCTTAATGAGTAAGATGCAGGCGCAAATCGACGAGGCGTTTAAGGCGAAAGAAAAGGACGTCTTAACAGTTTAA
- the uppS gene encoding polyprenyl diphosphate synthase, with the protein MSENVSLPRHIGFIVDGNRRWAKQHGLPTYEGHLAGYNALKDVALEVLHRGVKYASAYVFSTENWKRSEEEVRHLMKLLLNILKADLPIFIENEVRLRVVGSREGLSDQLIKAIDEAEEKTADLKNGELVLCLNYGGHLEIADAVKKIVQSGVSSEEITPELIAQNIYAPEVPPCDLIVRTSSEQRLSNFMLWRSAYSELMFIEKNWPDMTTDDVSVILEEYANRNRRFGK; encoded by the coding sequence ATGAGTGAAAATGTGAGTTTGCCGCGGCATATCGGGTTTATTGTTGATGGAAATCGGCGGTGGGCAAAACAGCATGGCTTGCCGACATACGAAGGACATCTGGCGGGCTATAACGCGCTAAAAGACGTGGCGTTGGAGGTCCTTCATCGGGGTGTGAAATACGCGAGCGCTTACGTGTTTAGTACGGAAAACTGGAAGCGGTCAGAGGAAGAAGTCCGACATTTGATGAAATTGCTATTGAACATACTGAAGGCTGACCTGCCGATATTTATCGAAAACGAGGTTCGCTTGAGGGTTGTTGGGTCCAGGGAAGGCTTGTCGGATCAATTGATCAAAGCGATTGACGAGGCTGAGGAAAAGACCGCCGATCTGAAAAATGGAGAATTGGTTTTATGTTTGAATTATGGCGGACATTTGGAGATTGCTGATGCGGTTAAAAAAATTGTTCAATCTGGAGTTTCTTCTGAGGAAATTACGCCCGAGTTGATTGCTCAAAATATATACGCGCCAGAGGTGCCGCCGTGCGATTTGATTGTTAGAACTTCTAGTGAACAGCGGCTCAGCAACTTTATGTTGTGGCGATCAGCGTACAGTGAGTTGATGTTTATTGAGAAAAATTGGCCAGACATGACAACGGATGACGTGTCGGTAATTTTAGAGGAATATGCTAATCGGAATAGGCGGTTTGGAAAATGA
- a CDS encoding M50 family metallopeptidase: protein MIIWGVLLGLFVLILLVVLHELGHAIVAKRNGIKVEEFGIGFPPAAKKWKVKRSFLGEDVTFSLNWLPLGGFVRLKGEYDSAKGEGTYGGSTFWVKTKILLAGVMMNWITAIVLFTILAIIGMPKILSNQVQLPFDTEVRRSPVAIAKVTPGSPADKAGLKVNDELIGINGQSLTEAGELPIVTKENAGKKINVKYKRDGKELAVDVQLNDEKSVKGSGYLGVIPGQTEKMYSTWSAPIVGVATTGQLSYETIKGVGVLLVKTVHGSIGQIFGSAESKESARADLASVSGSVAGPIGILGVLFPSVVSSGIEYIIFVAALISLTLAVMNILPIPALDGGRWFTMTIFRLFKKDLTKEREENIQATGMLILLILTILVTISDVGKLF from the coding sequence ATGATTATTTGGGGAGTACTTTTAGGGCTATTTGTTCTCATTTTATTGGTGGTTTTGCATGAATTAGGTCATGCTATTGTCGCCAAGAGAAACGGCATTAAGGTTGAAGAGTTCGGAATCGGATTTCCGCCTGCTGCAAAAAAATGGAAAGTAAAGCGAAGTTTCTTGGGTGAGGACGTAACGTTTAGTCTGAATTGGCTGCCGCTTGGTGGATTTGTCAGATTGAAAGGTGAATACGATTCCGCGAAAGGCGAGGGCACATATGGCGGATCGACATTTTGGGTGAAGACGAAGATTCTGCTGGCTGGCGTTATGATGAACTGGATAACTGCAATTGTTTTGTTCACGATTCTTGCGATAATTGGCATGCCGAAAATCCTGTCGAACCAAGTCCAATTGCCATTTGACACAGAGGTTAGGCGTTCGCCGGTGGCGATAGCGAAAGTTACGCCAGGTTCGCCTGCTGATAAAGCTGGACTTAAGGTTAATGACGAACTGATTGGGATAAACGGTCAGTCGCTTACAGAGGCGGGAGAATTGCCAATTGTAACGAAAGAGAATGCTGGCAAAAAAATCAACGTCAAGTACAAGCGTGACGGCAAAGAGTTAGCTGTTGACGTCCAGCTTAATGATGAAAAGTCCGTGAAGGGAAGCGGATATTTGGGCGTTATTCCGGGGCAGACGGAGAAAATGTATAGCACATGGTCGGCGCCTATTGTGGGTGTGGCGACTACTGGACAATTGTCATACGAAACGATCAAAGGCGTTGGTGTGCTATTAGTAAAAACCGTACATGGATCAATTGGGCAAATATTCGGTTCCGCGGAGTCAAAAGAATCTGCACGAGCTGATTTGGCATCTGTTAGCGGGAGCGTAGCAGGACCAATTGGCATACTGGGCGTATTATTCCCGTCAGTTGTCAGTTCTGGAATTGAGTACATCATTTTCGTGGCGGCGTTAATCTCGCTGACGCTGGCGGTGATGAACATTTTACCAATCCCAGCGCTTGACGGCGGTCGCTGGTTCACGATGACAATTTTCCGCTTATTTAAGAAAGATCTGACGAAAGAGCGTGAAGAAAACATTCAGGCAACCGGTATGCTAATTCTATTAATCTTAACAATTTTGGTGACGATCAGTGATGTTGGAAAGCTCTTCTAA
- a CDS encoding CPBP family intramembrane glutamic endopeptidase → MLESSSKKLKNCKWWLILALPAWVYGVFLAVEVVVSLAVGALIKIGVPLNSVNPVIFNTVLSVVVYILSLIVVVGVPFLVKKRRTTLSNLGVNDWPTFLEIFISPFAFVAYFLLTMVTMSIARVVFLVDMQQKQIIPFSQSMLATHWQFIMAFVVLVVLAPIVEELLYRGYLYGKLRNSFSVWLSIIVTSIAFGAAHLWVGPDSPLQWAVAVDTFTLSLVMCATREYTGAIWVPIMMHMAKNGIAFYFLFINTGAINQTESLLPFIFM, encoded by the coding sequence ATGTTGGAAAGCTCTTCTAAGAAATTAAAAAACTGCAAATGGTGGCTGATTTTGGCGCTCCCAGCTTGGGTTTATGGCGTATTTTTGGCGGTGGAAGTTGTTGTTTCATTGGCGGTCGGTGCTTTGATAAAAATCGGCGTGCCACTCAATTCTGTGAATCCAGTTATTTTTAACACGGTGCTTTCGGTTGTCGTATATATTTTGTCGCTAATTGTCGTGGTTGGTGTGCCGTTTTTGGTTAAGAAGCGCCGAACAACTTTGAGCAATTTGGGCGTGAATGACTGGCCAACGTTTTTGGAAATATTCATTTCTCCGTTTGCTTTCGTGGCGTACTTTTTGCTAACAATGGTCACGATGAGTATCGCCAGAGTTGTTTTCTTAGTGGATATGCAACAAAAGCAGATCATACCGTTCAGTCAGAGTATGTTGGCGACCCATTGGCAATTTATCATGGCATTTGTTGTGTTGGTGGTGCTGGCGCCAATTGTTGAGGAACTTTTGTATCGCGGATATCTTTATGGCAAGTTGCGCAATTCTTTCTCGGTTTGGCTATCAATTATCGTAACGAGCATAGCATTTGGCGCGGCGCATCTTTGGGTTGGTCCGGATTCGCCATTGCAATGGGCGGTGGCAGTTGATACATTTACTTTAAGCCTAGTGATGTGTGCGACCAGGGAATACACTGGCGCAATTTGGGTGCCGATTATGATGCATATGGCGAAAAACGGAATAGCTTTTTATTTCTTGTTTATCAATACGGGCGCAATTAATCAGACGGAATCGTTATTGCCATTTATATTTATGTAA
- a CDS encoding aminoacyl--tRNA ligase-related protein, translating into MTQLFTRTLKQAPAGEVARNAQLLIRAGYVHKTMAGVYSFLPLGLRVLENIKQIVREEMDKVNSQELMMSTLQRKELWQETGRWSDELVDVWFKSKLQDGTDIGFGWTHEEPIVDLLRNYLKSYKDLPISVYQFQNKLRNELRAKSGIMRGREFVMKDMYSIHDSKESLDSYYNSVIEAYKRCYDRFGIGDETYVTFASGGAFTKFSHEFQTICDAGEDYIYLHRGKNIAVNEEVLDEAVKELGVDRSELEKVKTAEVGNIFNFGTQKSEEMKLVFTDAEGKERYAYMGSYGIGITRVMGVIVEKFADDKGLVWPENIAPFKVHIVAIGEKGQELAGKFYDELANSGVDALLDDRDERPGVKFADAELMGLPWRITIGDRAIDGDGLFELTERATGETRKMDHQQLMDFCLSR; encoded by the coding sequence ATGACACAACTTTTTACTAGGACTTTGAAGCAGGCGCCAGCTGGCGAGGTTGCGCGAAATGCTCAGCTTTTGATTCGTGCTGGCTACGTGCATAAAACGATGGCGGGCGTGTATTCGTTTTTGCCGTTGGGTTTGAGAGTTCTTGAGAATATCAAGCAAATTGTTCGCGAGGAAATGGACAAGGTTAATAGCCAGGAATTGATGATGAGTACTTTGCAGCGAAAGGAATTGTGGCAAGAAACTGGTCGCTGGAGCGATGAATTGGTCGACGTTTGGTTTAAGTCTAAGTTGCAAGACGGCACAGACATTGGCTTTGGTTGGACGCACGAGGAGCCGATTGTCGATCTTCTCCGTAATTACTTAAAGAGCTACAAAGATTTGCCAATTAGCGTTTATCAATTTCAGAATAAATTGCGAAACGAGCTTCGCGCTAAGAGTGGAATTATGCGTGGTCGTGAATTTGTGATGAAGGATATGTATTCGATTCACGACAGTAAGGAGAGTTTGGATAGTTATTACAATTCGGTTATTGAGGCGTATAAGCGTTGTTATGACCGATTTGGGATTGGCGATGAAACATATGTGACGTTTGCTTCTGGTGGCGCTTTCACGAAGTTTAGCCATGAGTTTCAGACTATTTGCGACGCTGGCGAGGATTATATTTATCTTCATCGCGGTAAAAATATTGCTGTTAATGAAGAAGTTTTGGACGAGGCGGTCAAGGAGCTTGGCGTTGATCGTAGTGAGTTAGAAAAAGTGAAAACTGCTGAAGTTGGCAATATCTTTAATTTCGGTACGCAGAAATCCGAAGAAATGAAGTTGGTGTTCACCGACGCCGAAGGTAAAGAGCGATACGCTTATATGGGAAGTTATGGCATTGGAATTACGCGAGTTATGGGCGTGATTGTTGAGAAGTTCGCTGATGATAAAGGTTTGGTTTGGCCAGAGAATATTGCGCCGTTTAAGGTTCATATTGTTGCAATTGGTGAAAAAGGTCAGGAACTAGCAGGTAAGTTTTATGACGAGCTGGCTAACAGTGGCGTCGACGCGCTACTTGATGATCGTGATGAGCGTCCAGGCGTGAAATTTGCCGATGCTGAGTTAATGGGATTGCCGTGGCGGATAACAATTGGCGATCGAGCGATTGACGGTGATGGCTTGTTTGAATTGACGGAACGAGCAACTGGCGAAACGCGAAAAATGGATCATCAACAATTGATGGATTTTTGCCTTAGTCGGTAG
- the greA gene encoding transcription elongation factor GreA, translated as MKKTYQITESGKADLEKELAELKGRRGEIAEKIAAARDFGDLSENAEYDAAREEQGLVETRILEIEDILQNAEIIKSNGSSSVGLGSTVELQCPERTVSYTVVGPVEADPLAGRISDQSPIGKELIGKKIGDEVTIKTPKAEITYIIKSIS; from the coding sequence ATGAAAAAAACTTATCAAATTACAGAATCTGGAAAGGCTGATTTAGAAAAAGAATTGGCAGAGTTGAAGGGGCGACGTGGCGAGATTGCCGAGAAAATTGCGGCAGCGCGAGATTTTGGCGACTTGAGCGAAAACGCGGAATATGACGCTGCACGCGAAGAGCAAGGCTTGGTGGAAACGCGAATTTTGGAAATTGAAGATATTCTGCAGAACGCCGAAATTATTAAATCCAACGGCAGCTCAAGCGTTGGTTTGGGTAGTACGGTCGAATTGCAATGCCCAGAAAGAACCGTATCTTACACAGTGGTTGGACCAGTTGAAGCTGATCCATTGGCTGGACGAATCTCAGACCAGTCGCCAATTGGCAAAGAATTGATTGGTAAGAAAATTGGTGATGAAGTAACGATTAAAACGCCAAAAGCCGAAATTACTTACATTATTAAGTCGATATCTTAA
- a CDS encoding lysine--tRNA ligase, translated as MATLQDYRNERLRKLETLRQLGVEPYPAKSERTHTCAEVLSKYDELAGKEVVVAGRVASIRSFGKLAFIKLRDQSGDVQLYLQRDDVAELDAARGVLGMKQLKLLDTGDFIEAKGVMTTTQTGEKSVGVRELRLLTKSLRPMPEKLENKEERLRRRYVDMNVNPEVRERFIRRSKFWQATRDYLNSHGFIEINVPVLEHTTGGADANPFVTHMDALGDQQFYLRISHELPLKRLIGAGFEKVYDLGPRFRNENYSDEHLPEHIAMEWYAAYWDWKQGMRFMESMYKDVLQKTFGTLQFQLGKFNVDMSGEWEVWDYAEVIRKHYGIDVYNTTIEEVAAKLKEYNLEVEKTDSIPRSIDKLWKNIRKDVAGPVWLVNTPKFISPLSKTNPENPETVERFQPVIAGSELGNGFSELNDPIDQLNRFLEQQQMRDAGDEEAMMLDIDYVEMLEYGMPPACGWGYSERVFWIFEGITAREGVPFPQLKSEIDETTRAIYPQVNL; from the coding sequence ATGGCTACACTTCAAGATTATCGCAATGAACGACTACGAAAACTGGAAACGTTACGTCAATTAGGCGTTGAACCATATCCAGCAAAATCAGAACGAACTCACACTTGTGCTGAGGTTTTGTCTAAGTACGATGAGTTAGCTGGTAAGGAAGTTGTTGTTGCGGGCCGTGTAGCGTCTATTCGCAGTTTTGGTAAATTAGCATTTATTAAATTACGCGATCAATCTGGCGACGTGCAGCTTTACTTGCAGCGTGATGACGTGGCGGAATTAGATGCTGCGCGCGGTGTGCTTGGAATGAAACAGCTTAAATTGCTGGACACGGGCGATTTTATCGAGGCGAAGGGCGTAATGACCACCACGCAAACAGGTGAAAAATCCGTTGGTGTACGCGAACTTAGATTGTTGACTAAATCATTAAGGCCAATGCCGGAAAAATTAGAGAATAAGGAAGAGCGCTTGCGTCGACGTTATGTTGATATGAATGTCAATCCTGAAGTTCGCGAGCGATTCATTCGACGAAGTAAGTTTTGGCAAGCAACGCGAGATTATTTGAATAGTCATGGGTTTATCGAGATTAATGTTCCTGTTTTGGAACACACCACTGGCGGTGCGGACGCGAACCCATTTGTGACGCATATGGATGCGCTGGGCGATCAGCAGTTTTATTTGCGAATTAGCCACGAATTACCGTTGAAGCGGCTGATTGGCGCTGGATTTGAAAAAGTTTATGACCTCGGTCCGCGTTTTCGTAATGAAAATTATTCGGACGAGCATCTGCCGGAGCATATTGCTATGGAGTGGTACGCGGCTTACTGGGATTGGAAGCAGGGAATGCGTTTCATGGAGTCGATGTATAAAGATGTGCTTCAGAAGACTTTTGGTACTTTGCAATTCCAATTGGGCAAATTCAACGTTGATATGAGCGGCGAGTGGGAAGTCTGGGATTATGCTGAAGTTATTCGCAAGCACTACGGAATCGACGTTTATAACACGACAATTGAAGAGGTTGCCGCTAAGCTGAAAGAATATAATTTGGAAGTCGAAAAAACTGACTCTATTCCGCGCAGCATTGATAAATTATGGAAGAATATTCGTAAAGATGTTGCTGGTCCGGTTTGGTTGGTGAATACGCCGAAGTTTATTAGTCCGTTGTCAAAGACTAATCCGGAAAATCCAGAGACGGTGGAGCGTTTTCAGCCGGTGATAGCTGGTTCGGAATTGGGCAATGGATTCTCTGAGTTGAATGACCCGATTGACCAGCTGAATCGTTTCCTTGAGCAGCAGCAAATGCGTGACGCTGGTGATGAAGAGGCGATGATGCTTGATATTGATTACGTTGAGATGTTGGAATATGGAATGCCGCCGGCTTGTGGTTGGGGTTATTCTGAGCGAGTATTCTGGATTTTTGAGGGCATTACAGCACGTGAAGGTGTGCCGTTCCCACAGCTTAAGAGCGAAATTGACGAAACAACTCGGGCGATTTATCCGCAAGTCAACTTGTAA
- a CDS encoding DUF2207 domain-containing protein, translating to MKRFLLGLLTVGLLLVGSGKMAFAARSTDNFTITKFDAEYSLSRDSDNRSKLEATWRITANFPPNQNRGIAPVFVKKYDDHSTNFSLQSVTDENGTPLEYSWNDDELRIGNKNTYVEGEKTYIIKFTQRDVTKNYGDTGRDEFYWDVIGDEWRVPMENVQISVKLDESLVAARQGKAFCYVGSRGSTTQCDLSEIENQITAKIDKLSRQQGVTVAVGFKSGTFSGYQETLMEKLIGIWHLMQILAYTIATPLVIFLIIRYRRLVGRDKELKPIPPEYLPPEDISVLMSTYVLKKYDPFKVKGLPKVAQLLDLAVRYYIKIYEVKKSSLFSGAQYEIEIIKDLQELKAEEIEVIQDMFDSSSVPKPGQRLNLKNLQNNIKYMTRTRDDDKNLETLAREKYGLCEQNPEVKRIMRGWFKRVLVLAVLFLSPMLLVMSIILAFASRGWSLTDKGLSLRRYLKGLKMYIGVAEAERLNILQSPSGAEKIVVDVNDGKQLVKLYERVLPYAVLFGQEKNWSKQMGKYYEQVGEAPDWYVGQGAFNAVAFSSGLSGLSTAAGHASDYSSTSGGSSGGGFAGGGGGGGGGGGW from the coding sequence ATGAAACGTTTTCTTTTGGGGCTACTAACTGTTGGGCTATTGCTGGTCGGGTCTGGCAAAATGGCGTTTGCGGCGCGCTCGACGGATAATTTTACTATCACAAAATTTGATGCGGAATATTCACTTAGCCGCGACTCTGATAATCGATCAAAATTGGAAGCTACTTGGCGAATTACTGCTAATTTTCCGCCGAACCAAAATCGGGGAATCGCGCCAGTTTTTGTTAAGAAGTACGATGATCACTCGACGAATTTTTCATTGCAATCTGTAACTGATGAAAACGGTACGCCGCTTGAATATTCCTGGAATGACGATGAGTTGAGAATTGGCAATAAAAACACCTACGTGGAAGGCGAGAAAACTTACATTATTAAGTTTACGCAGCGTGACGTAACTAAGAATTACGGCGATACAGGGCGTGATGAATTCTATTGGGATGTGATCGGTGATGAGTGGCGTGTTCCTATGGAAAATGTGCAAATTTCCGTGAAACTTGATGAGTCTTTGGTTGCGGCAAGGCAAGGGAAAGCTTTTTGTTATGTCGGCAGTCGAGGTTCGACGACGCAATGCGACTTGAGTGAAATTGAGAACCAGATTACTGCAAAAATAGATAAATTGAGTCGTCAACAGGGCGTAACCGTGGCGGTTGGATTTAAGAGCGGGACTTTTTCTGGATATCAAGAAACGCTGATGGAAAAGTTGATTGGAATTTGGCATTTGATGCAGATTTTAGCTTATACAATCGCGACACCTTTGGTGATTTTTCTAATAATTCGATATAGGCGGTTGGTTGGCAGAGATAAGGAATTAAAACCGATTCCACCGGAATATTTGCCGCCAGAAGATATTAGTGTTTTGATGTCGACATATGTTTTGAAAAAATACGATCCATTCAAGGTTAAAGGCTTGCCAAAGGTTGCGCAATTATTAGATCTGGCAGTTCGGTATTATATTAAAATTTATGAAGTGAAAAAATCTTCGCTGTTTAGCGGTGCGCAATATGAGATTGAAATTATTAAAGATTTGCAAGAACTCAAAGCCGAGGAAATTGAAGTTATTCAAGATATGTTCGATAGTTCATCTGTTCCAAAGCCAGGTCAACGCCTAAATCTGAAAAATCTTCAAAATAATATAAAATACATGACGCGAACGCGTGACGATGATAAAAATTTGGAGACGCTAGCCAGAGAGAAATATGGTTTATGCGAGCAAAATCCAGAGGTAAAGCGAATAATGAGAGGGTGGTTTAAGCGAGTTCTTGTGTTGGCTGTTTTGTTTTTGTCGCCGATGCTCCTTGTTATGTCAATTATACTTGCTTTCGCGTCCAGAGGTTGGTCATTGACAGATAAAGGTTTGAGTTTGAGGCGATATTTGAAGGGATTGAAAATGTATATCGGCGTGGCTGAGGCTGAGCGCTTGAATATTCTACAAAGTCCTAGTGGCGCGGAAAAAATAGTTGTTGACGTGAACGACGGAAAACAACTTGTTAAATTATATGAAAGAGTTTTACCTTACGCTGTGTTGTTCGGGCAAGAGAAAAATTGGAGCAAGCAAATGGGTAAATATTACGAGCAAGTTGGCGAGGCGCCAGATTGGTACGTTGGACAAGGCGCGTTCAATGCTGTGGCGTTTTCGTCTGGGCTAAGCGGTTTGTCGACGGCGGCTGGCCATGCTAGTGATTATTCTTCAACTTCTGGCGGTTCGTCTGGTGGTGGATTCGCTGGCGGCGGCGGAGGCGGCGGCGGAGGCGGCGGCTGGTAG